The following coding sequences are from one Granulicella sp. L56 window:
- a CDS encoding DUF4185 domain-containing protein codes for MRQTASMDGNYKVPMASFFTTARKYCRQDGGRRVVLRNLFILFFAMSMASIAAAQTGTPWPEADRLFHADPRWLGADGAFSIDLGNGRVLWTFGDTFVARKPGDDRSQAAFVRNTVAIQSGYDPSHATIKFYWRTRGESFSEIFPSEGQSWMWPGSGIRIGDKLLLFSSRMAPDNTKGSLGFKSAGWNAYWVTNPDAEPNIWNLKMATEISDTVIMGSAVVRDGGFIYLFGESEPEHDLYLARLRVATLARGRFGPIQWWSGKDWQTSASGRHPVLLATATEASVQRNPVGSGFIEIYNRGFGATDIVMRRAQKLEGPWSSPQAIYRPPESNAPGAFVYAGKSHAELKGADLIVTYAANGPDEKVLKDMSLYFPRFVKIELHNQKQ; via the coding sequence TTGAGGCAGACTGCATCGATGGATGGCAACTACAAGGTTCCTATGGCGTCTTTCTTCACGACGGCTCGGAAGTATTGCAGGCAGGATGGGGGCAGACGCGTCGTACTGCGCAATCTCTTTATCCTGTTCTTCGCAATGAGCATGGCGTCGATTGCGGCTGCGCAGACGGGGACGCCATGGCCAGAAGCCGACAGGCTCTTCCACGCCGATCCTCGGTGGTTAGGGGCCGATGGTGCCTTTTCCATCGATCTCGGCAATGGCCGGGTGCTCTGGACGTTCGGTGATACCTTTGTCGCTCGCAAGCCGGGAGACGATCGAAGTCAGGCAGCATTTGTCCGCAACACGGTTGCGATTCAATCCGGCTACGATCCCTCTCATGCAACGATCAAGTTCTATTGGCGGACCAGAGGAGAGAGTTTTTCTGAGATCTTTCCGTCTGAGGGCCAGTCGTGGATGTGGCCGGGCTCCGGCATCCGGATTGGAGATAAGCTGCTCTTGTTCAGCTCGCGCATGGCCCCCGACAATACGAAAGGTTCGCTTGGATTTAAGTCTGCGGGCTGGAATGCTTACTGGGTGACCAATCCGGACGCCGAGCCAAACATCTGGAATTTGAAGATGGCTACGGAGATCAGCGACACGGTGATCATGGGGTCGGCGGTGGTACGCGATGGCGGGTTCATTTATCTCTTTGGCGAGAGCGAGCCAGAACACGATCTCTACCTGGCGCGTTTGCGTGTGGCGACTCTTGCGAGAGGCAGGTTCGGCCCCATTCAATGGTGGTCGGGCAAAGACTGGCAGACGTCTGCCTCCGGCCGTCATCCGGTCCTGCTCGCGACCGCGACAGAGGCGAGTGTGCAGCGCAATCCCGTGGGGAGCGGCTTTATTGAAATCTATAACAGAGGGTTTGGTGCTACCGATATCGTGATGCGGCGGGCGCAGAAGCTGGAAGGGCCTTGGAGCTCTCCGCAGGCGATCTATCGGCCGCCTGAATCCAATGCGCCCGGCGCCTTTGTTTATGCGGGAAAATCTCATGCGGAGTTGAAGGGCGCGGATTTGATCGTCACTTATGCGGCCAATGGACCGGACGAGAAGGTGCTTAAGGACATGAGTCTTTATTTCCCCCGGTTTGTGAAGATCGAACTCCACAATCAGAAGCAGTAA
- the lipA gene encoding lipoyl synthase: MTPTAELVQIDLSPRKPAPKPAWLKAKAPMGETFHALKKMARELNLNTVCESAHCPNIGECWNQKAATFMMLGNLCTRRCGFCAVPKGRPEPIDLDEPRRVAYAVAQLGLAHAVITSVNRDDDNIGAAQAFVKVIEEIRLQAPGCRVEVLTPDFQGVEEALRLVVAAGPEILNHNIETVPRLYRVAKSGGRYERSLGFLEKAKAIAAETGESIVTKTGIIVGMGEEMHELLAVFRDLADRKVDILTIGQYLRPSRDHLVMTRYYTPEEFAFLKHEALGMGFRHVESGPLVRSSYHAHEQAQSTGLA, from the coding sequence ATGACTCCGACTGCTGAGCTGGTGCAGATTGATTTGTCGCCGAGGAAGCCGGCGCCCAAGCCCGCGTGGCTGAAGGCCAAGGCCCCGATGGGCGAGACCTTCCATGCGTTGAAGAAGATGGCGCGCGAGCTGAACCTGAATACGGTCTGCGAGAGTGCGCACTGCCCGAACATCGGCGAGTGCTGGAACCAGAAGGCTGCGACCTTCATGATGCTGGGCAATCTGTGCACGCGGCGTTGCGGTTTTTGTGCCGTGCCCAAGGGCAGGCCGGAGCCGATCGACCTTGACGAGCCGCGGCGGGTGGCCTATGCGGTGGCGCAGTTGGGCCTTGCCCATGCCGTGATTACCAGCGTGAACCGCGATGACGACAATATCGGCGCGGCGCAGGCGTTTGTGAAGGTGATCGAAGAGATCCGGTTGCAGGCTCCGGGATGCAGGGTCGAGGTGCTGACCCCGGACTTTCAGGGCGTCGAAGAGGCTCTGCGGCTGGTCGTCGCGGCCGGGCCGGAGATTCTGAACCACAATATCGAGACGGTTCCTCGTCTGTATCGCGTGGCCAAGAGCGGCGGACGGTATGAACGGTCGCTGGGCTTTCTGGAGAAGGCCAAAGCGATTGCTGCGGAGACGGGCGAGTCGATTGTGACCAAGACCGGCATCATCGTCGGGATGGGCGAAGAGATGCACGAGCTGCTGGCGGTCTTCCGCGACCTGGCTGACCGCAAGGTGGATATCTTGACGATCGGGCAGTATCTGCGGCCATCACGCGATCACCTGGTGATGACGCGGTACTACACGCCGGAGGAGTTTGCGTTTCTGAAGCATGAGGCGCTGGGGATGGGCTTCCGGCATGTGGAGAGCGGGCCGCTGGTGCGCTCGAGCTATCACGCGCATGAGCAGGCGCAGAGCACCGGCCTGGCCTGA